Within the Magnetospirillum sp. ME-1 genome, the region AGGGTGAAGGTGTCCTTGACGCCCGGCAGGCGCTGGATGGTGTCCACCACGAACTGGCCGATATCGGCGGAATCGTCGAGGTAGCATTTCAGCATCAGGTCGTATTGGCCCGAGATGGAATGCACCTCGGAGACCTGTTCGATGTCGACGGCCCCGTCGGCGACCTGGTAGGCCAGCCCCAATTCGCACTTCACCTGAACGAAGATGGTCTGCATGGGGCTGTATCCCTTCAGTCCTCGGATTCGGAATCCGTGTCGCCGTCGGCGCTGGCCTTGCTGCTCTTGACGGGCAGGGGCACGGCGGCGGCGATGAAGTCCGGCATGTGGTCGCCGAAGCCGATCACCCCGTCGGGGTGCAGCATCTCGCCGATGCCCAGCTCGTCGATGCGGCCACGGCGGCGTCCACCGCGATCGTCGCGGCGGCCTTCGTCCCGGTTGCGCCCACCCCGGCGGGGTTCGTCGCGGCGGGATTCGTCACGGTCGCGACCGCGTCCACGCGGGCGTTCGGCGCGTTCCGGCCGCTCGGCCCGTTCCTCGCGCGGCTGCTCGCCGACTTCAGCCGGGGCGGCCTCGACCGCTTCGGCCTCGGGGGCGGGGGATTCGTCGCGGCGGGGGCGGCGCTCGCGCCGGGGCTTGGCCTCGTCGCGGCCTTCGTCCTTGGTGCGCGAGGGACGCTTGCCGTCCTTGGGGGCGCCACGGCCGCCACGGCCCTTGCGCGCCGTCATGTCCAGCTCCAGGGCGGGGACGCCCTCGACCTCGATGCGGGGAATGGCCTGGCCGATCAGCGTCTCGATGGCGCCGACGAAGCGGCCGTCATCGGGGCTGGCGATGGTGAAGGCGTGGCCTTCCATGCCGG harbors:
- a CDS encoding Lrp/AsnC ligand binding domain-containing protein, with amino-acid sequence MQTIFVQVKCELGLAYQVADGAVDIEQVSEVHSISGQYDLMLKCYLDDSADIGQFVVDTIQRLPGVKDTFTLIAFKAFS